DNA sequence from the Stenotrophomonas sp. 24(2023) genome:
GTGTGGTGCTGGTGTGGTCGATCCTCATGCTGCTGCTGTACCCGCTGGCAGCACAGTCGGTGTGGAGCATCGGCCCGATGATCATCACCGTCGGCACCATGGGCGCGCTGGCAGCGGTGCTGCAGACCCGCCTGATGGACGTGGCCGGCGAAGCGCAGACCCTGGCCGCCGCCTCCAACCACGCGGCATTCAACACGGCCAATGCACTGGGCCCGTGGCTGGGCGGCATGGCCATCAGCGCCGGCTTCAGCCCGGCAGTGACCGGCTATGTGGGCGCAGCCACCGCACTGGGTGGCCTGCTGCTGTGGGGCGTGGCCCTGCTGGTGGAAAAGCGCGCGCGGCCGGCGGCCATCGCCTGACGCCAGGACGGCCGCCCCATGCAGGGTTGTACCGGCAAAGCCCCTGTCCGCAGGGGCTTTGCTGTATCCGGCGGGCCTGCAAGGGCCGCTGCGGCAGGATCGATCCCGGTGAACACACGGCGTGCATGCCCGAATGTGGACAGTAGGCCGGTCATCCCCTGCCCGCGCACGCCCCGGCCCCATGCACCCCGCCACCGACCGCTTCGATCCCCTCGCCTGCCAGGCGGCCCTGCTGGGGGGCGGGCTTGCCTATGCCCTGCTGAAGGTACTGAGCCTGTCCAGTGTTGCCGCGGCCTCGCCGCTGGGCCTGGTGCTGTGGGTACTCGGCTGTGCATTGCTGGCGGCATGGCTGCTGGCCGCCTGCATCGCCTGCCTTGCCCTGAGCCGGCCGGTCTTCCTGTTCACCGCACTGGTCGCGGTCGGCCTGGGATGTGCGCTGGCCTGAGCGACCGCATGCAGGGGCCGTTACAGGGAAAACCGTCCTGCTCATGACCAGGACGTGGGATCTCCCATCGCCTCGACCAGCAATGGCGACACCCCCTCACGCGGCAGCAAGTCCAGCGTCAACGCCAGCATTGCCGCCACGCTTTTCACGCACCAACGGCCGAAGCGTTCATTGTCAATGCGCTGCATCCAGCTGATCCCGCTGTCTTCATCATCCGGCCCGATCAGCTTGAGCTGTTTCACCTGTGCAATGAACCTGGGATAGCCACGCAGGCCGGGGTGCTGCTGGTCACGTACCAGCAGTTCGCCCTTGGGATGGACGAGCGCATTGCGGATCGTGATGACCGTGTTCATCGACTGGAAAGGCGCACGCCCCTTGTCAGCGACGCTCCCCAGGCATTCATGCAGCACCACGTACTTGTCCAGATGCTCCCCACGCTCGTTTTCCCCGATGGAATCGCGTATCCGCTTTTCGCGTTCGCCATAGGCATGAAGGGGGCTGAAGCAGTTCCCGGCAGGCCGCTGCAGGATTCCCCTGCGCTGCCGGTTCGGGCACGCCGCTTCGTGCTCATGGCAGAGCTGGTAGAAACCGTAGATGTCCTGCAGGAACGCTTCTGAGGCGGCCACCGACAGCACCAAGGCCACCAGGCCCTCGCCGGTGGCTGCATGGGCTCTGGCCTTTGCCATCAGCAGGGGCGCATGGTATGGCGCGAACTGCTGCTGGCGTCGGGGATGGGGGGCGTTGTTCATGGGCTCCTGCCGTCTGCTGTCCGCCACCACAGTGCCACTGCGTCCGTACACCCGCCACTACGACGGCCCGGGTGACCCGCGCCGTGGCGTGGTCTTTTTCCACGGCGCAAGCAGCGCGTCGATGGCGGCGTCCATCTGTGCCCGTGGCACCCCATCGCGGGCCTGGGCGGTCAACCCACGCATGAAGGTATCGAGCATCACCCCGATCGCCTGTGCATCGCTGGTGGCAGGCAGCTGCCCGTTGGACACCGCGCGCCGCGCGCATTCGATGAAGCCCGCGCGCGTGGCGGCACGGTCACCTGCCAACAGTGCCTGCGCGGTTTCAACCTCATCCGGGGTCGTGGTGGCGGCTACATTCAACAGGCACCCCAGCGGATGACCACTATCGGTCTGCATGCGCGCGGTGGCATGCAATGCACGCTCCACGGCCGCGCGCGGGTCCAGCCCGGGCTGGTACAGCGGCGCCATCACCTGCCCATGGGTGGCCAGGTAGCACTGCAGCACTTCTTCAAACAACGCCTCCTTCGAGCCGAAGGCCGCATAGAAGCTGGGCGATGAAATGCCGCCCATGGCGTCCTTCAGCAGTGCCAGCGAGGCGGCCTCGTAGCCACGCGCCCAGAACACCTGCATGGCCTGTTCAAGCGCGGTATCGCGATCGAAGCTGCGGGGGCGTCCGGTACGGGTCATGGCAGTCACCTGGGGGCGGTGTATGGCGATGGAACAGAGTTTACTACTGATCGGTACATAAATCGCTGGCGCCTGCTGTCCAAGCATGGCTTACTTATGTACCGTTCGATATAGAACTAACACCTCCTGCCATGACTGCTCCCTCCTCTGCCCCGGTCCCACGACAGGGGAACGGCAACGCCTTGCCTGTCGCCGCCCTGCTGGCCTTCGCCATGACCGGCTTCATCGCCATCCTCACCGAAACCCTGCCCGCCGGGCTGCTGCCACAGATCGGCCACGGCCTGCAGATCTCCGAGGCAATGGCCGGACAGTTCGTCACGCTTTACGCGCTGGGTTCGCTGCTGGCCGCCATGCCGCTGACCCTGGCCACCCAGCACTGGCCACGCCGGCGCACGCTGCTGACCGCCGTGGTCGGCTTCCTGCTGTTCAACACGCTGACCACCGTTGCGCCGAGCTACGGCGTGGCGCTGGTGTCACGTTTCATGGCCGGTGTGGCCGCAGGGCTGTCGTGGGGCATCCTGGCCGGCTACGCACGACGGCTGGTTCCCCCCCACCTGCAGGGCAAGGCGCTGGCCATCGCCATGGTCGGCACGCCACTGGCCCTGTCACTGGGGACACCGGCGGGTACCTGGATGGGCGCCGCACTGGGCTGGCGCGCCGCATTCGCGGTGATGTCCGCGCTGGCGGTGCTGCTGGTGGTGTGGATCCTCAAGGCAGTGCCCGACCTGCCCGGCCAGCGTGCCGAAGCACGCGCGCCGCTGCGTGCCGTACTGCGCCTGCGCGGCGTTGTCCCCGTGCTGGCCGTGATCATGGTCTGGATGCTGGGCCACAACGTGCTCTACACCTACGTGGCGCCCTATCTGGCCGCCCATGGGCTGCAGGCCCGCGTGGACACCGTGCTGCTGACCTTTGGCATCACCTCGCTGGCCGGCATCTGGATCATCGGTGCCACGGTGGACCGCTGGCTGCGACCACTGGTGCTGCTGTGCCTGGCAGGTTTCGGCATGGCCTCCCTGCTGCTGGCTACTGCCGCCACCGTGCCTTGGCTGGTCTATGCCGGTGTTGCCCTGTGGGGCCTGAGCTTTGGTGGCGCCGCCACGCTGCTGCAGACCGCCGCCGCCGATTGTGCCGGCCACCACGTGGATGTCGTGCAGGCCATGGTGACCACCTCCTGGAACCTCGCCATCGCCCTGGGCGGCCTGTCCGGCGGCGTGCTGCTGGCGCGCTTCGGCGGCAATGCCGCGCCGTGGGCGATGGCCGCGCTGTCCGTGCTGGCGCTGCTGCTGGCCGCCTGGGCCCGCCATGGCTTCCGACCGGGCATGCGCCATGGCCCTGCGATCACCGCGCACTGATCCCACGTCCCTTTCCCCCAACGCGAGACCCACCATGAAACGCCCCTCCCTGTTCCTCGCGGCCGCCCTGCTGGCGGCCACTGCCACAGCAACCGCCGCCACGGCACCCGCAGCCGATGAATTCCCGCTACCGGCCGGCTTCGCCTCGCAGTACCAGCAGATCGACGGCACCCGCCTGCACTACGTGGCCGGCGGCAACGGCCCCCTGGTCCTGCTGGTGCACGGCTTCGGCCAGGCCTGGTACGAGTGGCACCAGTTGATGCCCGAGCTGGCGCGCACTCACCGCGTGGTGGCGGTGGACCTGCCGGGCCTGGGCCTGTCATCGCCGCCGGCCAGCGGCTACGCCGGCGAAGAGATCGCCGCCACCCTGCACCGTTTCGCGCTGTCGCAGAGCAAGGGCCAGCCCTTCGATCTGGTGGCGCATGACATCGGCATCTGGAACACCTACCCGATGGCGGTGAAACACCCGCGCGACATCCGCCGGCTGGTGTACATGGAGGCACCGATTCCCGATGAAACGGTATATGACTTCCCCGCGTTCACCCCGCAAGGCGAATCACTGGTCTGGCACTTCAGTTTCTTCGCCGCGCAGCCACAACTGGCCGAGCGACTGATCGAAGGCCGGGAAAAACTGTTCCTGAGCCATTTCATCCGCGAGCACGCCACCAACAAGGCGGTCTTCGATGATGCCCTGCTCGACCGTTACGTCGCCTCCTATGCCAAGCCGCATACCTTGAACGCATCGTTCGAGTACTACCGCGCCCTCAACACCTCGGTGCAGCAGAACATCCGCCTGCGCGTGCAGCCGCTGACGATGCCGGCCCTGGCCATCGGTGGCGGCGGCCACGGTGGCATGGGACAGTTCCAGGTGCAGCAGATGCAGCGCTACGCCAGCAACGTGCAGGGCCATGTGCTGCCGGGCTGCGGGCACTGGCTGCCGGAAGAATGCGCCGCCCAGCTCAATCCGCTGGTGGTCGATTTCCTCACCGGCAACAAGTAGGCCACGGCGGGGTGGTGCCATCGGTCCACCCCGCTTCCGGCGCTTGTCGCGCCAATTGTTACTATATAACATTCGCCCCCGTTTATTCAGAGGGGGTCCCCCATGCGTTACCACCTGCTTGCCGCGGCCATCGCGCTGAGCGTCCAGAGCGTCCATGCCGCCGACGATGTCACCCTGCCCACCCTGCGCGTGCAGGCCGATGCGCCCTCGCGCGTGGATACCGTCGTCACCGTGCCGAACGACCGCGTGCAGAGCCGTACGCTGGGCGATGTGCTGCAACAGGTCTCCGGCGTGCAGAGCACGGCCTTCGGGCCGAATGCCGGGGCGCCGGTCATCCGCAGCCTCAGCGGCAGCCGGGTGCAGATCCTGGAAGACGGGCAGTCGATCCTGGGCATGAACGCGCTGAGCGGCGACATCAACGTGCCGTTCGATCCGCTGTTCGTACGCAGCGTCACCGTCAACAAGTCCTCCGATACCGTGCGCTATGGCGGCAACGCCATCGGCGGCAGCGTCACCATCGATACGGGCATCCTGTCCCGGCAGATGGAGGACAAGGACCAGACGATGGAGCTGGTGCTGCGCAAGGGCTTCAACGCCGCCGACGCGCAGGGCTTCCGCATGAACTTCAACAACCAGCGCAACGTATCCACCAACCTGCAGGTGTCCACCCAGCGCATTTCGCACTACGACATCCCCGGCAACAGCAAGGCCAGCGCCTGCAACAGCGCGC
Encoded proteins:
- a CDS encoding TetR/AcrR family transcriptional regulator; amino-acid sequence: MTRTGRPRSFDRDTALEQAMQVFWARGYEAASLALLKDAMGGISSPSFYAAFGSKEALFEEVLQCYLATHGQVMAPLYQPGLDPRAAVERALHATARMQTDSGHPLGCLLNVAATTTPDEVETAQALLAGDRAATRAGFIECARRAVSNGQLPATSDAQAIGVMLDTFMRGLTAQARDGVPRAQMDAAIDALLAPWKKTTPRRGSPGPS
- a CDS encoding MFS transporter, whose translation is MPVAALLAFAMTGFIAILTETLPAGLLPQIGHGLQISEAMAGQFVTLYALGSLLAAMPLTLATQHWPRRRTLLTAVVGFLLFNTLTTVAPSYGVALVSRFMAGVAAGLSWGILAGYARRLVPPHLQGKALAIAMVGTPLALSLGTPAGTWMGAALGWRAAFAVMSALAVLLVVWILKAVPDLPGQRAEARAPLRAVLRLRGVVPVLAVIMVWMLGHNVLYTYVAPYLAAHGLQARVDTVLLTFGITSLAGIWIIGATVDRWLRPLVLLCLAGFGMASLLLATAATVPWLVYAGVALWGLSFGGAATLLQTAAADCAGHHVDVVQAMVTTSWNLAIALGGLSGGVLLARFGGNAAPWAMAALSVLALLLAAWARHGFRPGMRHGPAITAH
- a CDS encoding alpha/beta hydrolase, which encodes MKRPSLFLAAALLAATATATAATAPAADEFPLPAGFASQYQQIDGTRLHYVAGGNGPLVLLVHGFGQAWYEWHQLMPELARTHRVVAVDLPGLGLSSPPASGYAGEEIAATLHRFALSQSKGQPFDLVAHDIGIWNTYPMAVKHPRDIRRLVYMEAPIPDETVYDFPAFTPQGESLVWHFSFFAAQPQLAERLIEGREKLFLSHFIREHATNKAVFDDALLDRYVASYAKPHTLNASFEYYRALNTSVQQNIRLRVQPLTMPALAIGGGGHGGMGQFQVQQMQRYASNVQGHVLPGCGHWLPEECAAQLNPLVVDFLTGNK